The following coding sequences are from one Haliotis asinina isolate JCU_RB_2024 chromosome 3, JCU_Hal_asi_v2, whole genome shotgun sequence window:
- the LOC137278406 gene encoding neuromedin-U receptor 2-like: MDQMMTEEPDEMLAEEDPLMALSQDVLVVLILMGITALVGLIGNLIFVRALCMYRNLRVDVFVIMGGLAVADMLHLVIAVPSHMMDILRVVGIMSTPWCKCSRYLMNGTAYIASYHVVVMTVLRGILLTNRGHSSPTGRHALYCSIVVWVVGALATVPVIQVWEHDIDACLYTADADIDKEIWLTSSFSCFVPITMMLLIYATTYYIGKRYFADSYSRHEKQMSRLVSAVVLSFIICELPHHVTTLVYNSAYDHPDQDYIKNLSVINDYLLCLLLVDKALRPVLYSKLSTDLGDCFDEVINCTYCHRYYSDGPRRQKSDKSAASTAPLTTEQQADVSCEEVV; this comes from the coding sequence ATGGATCAGATGATGACGGAGGAACCGGACGAGATGCTGGCAGAGGAGGACCCTCTGATGGCCCTCAGCCAGGATGTCCTCGTGGTCCTCATCCTCATGGGAATAACTGCTCTCGTCGGACTAATCGGTAACCTGATCTTTGTTCGGGCGCTATGCATGTACCGGAATCTTCGGGTCGACGTCTTTGTCATCATGGGTGGGTTAGCGGTAGCGGACATGCTTCATCTGGTCATCGCCGTGCCTTCTCATATGATGGATATTCTTCGTGTCGTAGGCATCATGTCAACCCCATGGTGTAAATGCAGCCGCTACCTCATGAACGGCACTGCCTACATAGCATCTTaccatgttgttgtcatgactGTTCTCAGAGGAATCCTGCTGACCAACAGAGGTCATTCCTCACCGACTGGACGCCATGCCTTGTATTGCAGTATTGTGGTGTGGGTGGTGGGAGCCCTAGCGACGGTTCCAGTCATCCAAGTGTGGGAACATGACATTGACGCTTGTCTATACACGGCGGACGCCGACATCGACAAGGAGATCTGGCTGACGAGTTCCTTCTCGTGCTTTGTCCCTATTACAATGATGCTGTTGATATACGCTACCACGTACTACATTGGGAAGCGCTACTTCGCAGACAGTTATTCTCGACATGAAAAACAGATGTCCCGATTAGTGTCAGCAGTGGTCCTGAGTTTCATCATCTGTGAACTCCCCCATCACGTCACCACCCTTGTGTACAACAGCGCGTACGACCACCCAGACCAGGACTACATCAAAAACCTTTCGGTCATCAATGACTATCTGTTGTGTCTCCTGCTTGTGGATAAAGCACTCCGGCCAGTGCTGTACTCCAAGCTGTCGACGGACCTTGGTGATTGTTTTGACGAGGTCATCAACTGCACCTACTGCCACAGATACTACTCCGACGGCCCACGACGACAGAAGTCGGACAAGTCCGCAGCCTCTACCGCTCCCCTCACCACAGAACAGCAAGCAGACGTATCCTGTGAGGAAGTCGTATAA